From one Ochrobactrum vermis genomic stretch:
- a CDS encoding xylose ABC transporter ATP-binding protein, which produces MSEYLLEMRNIGKDFNGVKALDGIYLKVRAGECVGLCGENGAGKSTLMKVLSGVYPHGTWTGEIFWEGQELKAAGIRDTEAAGIVIIHQELMMVPHLSVAENIFLGSEPTSGGFIDYDQMNARATELLARLKIHDINVALPVYHYPGGKQQLIEIAKAINKNAKLLILDEPTSALTASETRVLLDLIKDFKAQGMACVYISHKLDEVAEISDTVTVIRDGTHIGTKPMAELSTPAIITMMVGREMKNLFPREPHDIGEVIFEARNINCWDVTNPDRKVVDNVSFALRRGEILGIAGLVGAGRTELVSSLFGVWPGAHEGQVFLEGKELKIRTPRDAVRQGICMVPEDRKKDGILPIMPVGYNMTVSVLDRFSLRGLLNKEAELATIQREILRLKVKTADPMLEIASLSGGNQQKAVLSKMMLPDPKVLILDEPTRGVDVGAKYEIYKLIFALAKQGVAVLMVSSEMPEVLGISDRVLVIGEGRLRGDFPNENLTQEKVLAAAIGKPITNAA; this is translated from the coding sequence ATGTCCGAATATCTTCTAGAGATGCGTAATATCGGTAAGGACTTCAACGGCGTGAAAGCGCTTGATGGTATTTACCTGAAGGTGCGCGCGGGCGAGTGTGTTGGTCTGTGCGGCGAGAACGGCGCAGGCAAATCCACGCTGATGAAAGTGCTTTCTGGCGTCTATCCGCATGGCACCTGGACCGGCGAGATTTTCTGGGAAGGACAGGAGCTGAAGGCGGCGGGCATTCGCGATACCGAGGCCGCAGGCATCGTCATCATCCATCAGGAACTGATGATGGTGCCGCATCTGTCGGTCGCGGAGAACATCTTTCTGGGATCGGAGCCGACAAGCGGCGGCTTCATCGATTATGACCAGATGAATGCACGCGCGACGGAACTTCTGGCGCGTCTCAAGATCCACGACATCAACGTTGCGCTCCCGGTCTATCATTATCCGGGCGGCAAGCAGCAGCTCATCGAGATTGCAAAGGCAATCAACAAGAATGCGAAGCTGCTCATTCTGGATGAGCCGACATCCGCGCTGACGGCATCCGAAACGCGTGTCCTTCTCGATCTTATCAAGGACTTCAAGGCACAAGGCATGGCCTGCGTCTACATTTCCCACAAGCTGGATGAAGTGGCGGAAATTTCAGACACGGTGACCGTCATTCGTGACGGAACGCATATCGGTACGAAGCCGATGGCAGAACTCAGCACGCCTGCCATCATCACCATGATGGTGGGTCGCGAGATGAAGAACCTGTTTCCGCGAGAACCACATGATATTGGCGAGGTCATTTTCGAGGCGCGCAACATCAATTGCTGGGATGTGACCAACCCGGATCGCAAGGTGGTCGACAATGTTTCGTTCGCACTTCGGCGGGGGGAAATCCTCGGCATTGCCGGGCTGGTCGGTGCGGGACGGACGGAACTGGTGTCCAGCCTGTTCGGTGTCTGGCCCGGAGCGCATGAGGGCCAGGTCTTTCTGGAAGGCAAAGAACTGAAAATCCGCACACCGCGCGATGCGGTCCGTCAGGGTATCTGCATGGTGCCGGAAGACCGCAAGAAGGATGGCATCCTGCCCATCATGCCGGTGGGCTACAATATGACGGTCTCGGTGCTGGACCGGTTTTCCTTGCGCGGACTGCTGAACAAGGAAGCGGAGCTGGCCACGATCCAGCGCGAAATTCTGCGCCTCAAGGTCAAGACGGCAGACCCGATGCTGGAAATTGCTTCCCTGTCGGGCGGCAACCAGCAGAAAGCGGTGCTTTCGAAAATGATGCTGCCAGACCCCAAGGTGCTCATTCTGGATGAGCCGACACGTGGTGTCGACGTTGGCGCCAAATATGAAATCTACAAATTGATCTTCGCGCTCGCGAAACAGGGCGTTGCTGTGCTGATGGTCTCTTCCGAAATGCCGGAAGTTCTCGGCATCAGCGATCGTGTTCTCGTGATCGGCGAGGGCAGGCTGCGCGGCGATTTCCCCAATGAAAACCTTACCCAGGAGAAGGTGCTTGCTGCCGCAATCGGCAAGCCGATAACCAATGCAGCCTGA
- a CDS encoding sugar ABC transporter permease, with protein sequence MTLTGKSLRKFLAEYKIVALLIVVALIWALFAILTYDPEMGRSQFLTARNFSNLLRQMAITGMLASAMVFVIVAGEIDLSVGALLGLLGGIAAVLDVIYGWPLWATISTVLVLGVALGAFNGWLTAYLGIPSFIVTLGGQLVFRGIVLGIMGGVTIAPISPGFKYIGQGYLPGWLGNLCAIALFGVLILMTLRTRASKRKHNLQTLSSGMEVGRLLGIGILILGFILILNSYQGVPVPVLILLVILGVFTVIAKQTVFGRHIYAVGSNTEATRFSGVNVNFVKMAVFALMGLMAAVAGLTTTSRLAAGTPSAGMGGELDAIASCFIGGTSMRGGVGSVLGALVGALIMSSLDNGMSMLGVDTFWQQIIKGSILVLAVYLDIVSSGARRG encoded by the coding sequence ATGACATTGACGGGCAAAAGCCTTCGAAAGTTTCTGGCGGAATACAAGATCGTCGCTCTGCTGATCGTGGTTGCCCTCATCTGGGCATTGTTTGCGATCCTCACTTACGATCCCGAGATGGGCCGTTCGCAGTTTCTGACCGCGCGCAACTTTTCCAATCTCCTGCGCCAGATGGCCATTACCGGAATGCTCGCATCCGCGATGGTGTTCGTCATTGTTGCCGGTGAAATAGACCTTTCGGTCGGTGCACTTCTGGGGCTTCTGGGCGGTATCGCCGCCGTTCTCGACGTGATTTATGGGTGGCCGTTGTGGGCGACGATCAGTACGGTTCTCGTTCTCGGTGTGGCGCTTGGCGCTTTCAATGGATGGTTGACCGCCTATCTCGGCATACCGTCCTTCATTGTCACGCTCGGCGGCCAACTCGTCTTTCGCGGTATCGTGCTGGGCATTATGGGCGGCGTCACCATCGCGCCGATATCGCCGGGGTTCAAATATATCGGGCAGGGCTATCTTCCGGGCTGGCTTGGCAATCTCTGTGCCATTGCCCTGTTCGGCGTGCTGATCCTGATGACGCTGCGCACGCGGGCAAGCAAGCGCAAGCATAATCTCCAGACGCTTTCATCCGGTATGGAAGTCGGAAGGCTTCTTGGTATCGGAATCCTTATCCTCGGCTTCATCCTGATCCTCAACAGCTATCAGGGCGTACCGGTCCCGGTCCTGATCCTGCTGGTGATCCTTGGTGTCTTCACCGTCATCGCGAAACAAACGGTGTTCGGTCGTCACATCTATGCGGTTGGTTCGAACACCGAAGCGACCCGCTTTTCAGGCGTGAATGTAAACTTCGTCAAGATGGCGGTCTTTGCGCTTATGGGGCTGATGGCGGCAGTAGCTGGCCTGACGACAACCTCGCGCCTCGCGGCAGGAACGCCATCGGCAGGCATGGGCGGCGAACTCGACGCCATTGCCTCCTGCTTCATCGGCGGGACTTCCATGCGTGGCGGTGTCGGCTCGGTGCTCGGTGCACTGGTTGGCGCGCTCATTATGTCGAGCCTCGACAACGGCATGTCCATGCTGGGCGTCGATACGTTCTGGCAGCAGATCATCAAGGGGAGCATTCTTGTTCTGGCCGTCTATCTCGACATTGTTTCGTCCGGTGCGCGGCGCGGATGA